A single Pseudomonas sp. HN11 DNA region contains:
- the glyS gene encoding glycine--tRNA ligase subunit beta, translating into MSAQDFLVELGTEELPPKALNTLADAFLAGIEKGLQTAGLKFEAKKVYAAPRRLAVLLTALETQQPDRSINLDGPPRQAAFDAEGNPTQAALGFAKKCGVELSEIDQSGPKLRFSQVITGKPTASLLPTIVEDSLNDLPIPKRMRWGARKEEFVRPTQWLVMLLGDQVIDCTILAQKAGRDSRGHRFHHPQAVRITSPANYAADLRAAYVLADANERRELISKRTEELARLQEGTAIVPPSLLDEVTALVEWPVPLVCSFEERFLDVPQEALITTMQDNQKYFCLLDVDGKLLPRFITVANIESKDPQQIIAGNEKVVRPRLTDAEFFFKQDKKQKLEEFNLRLQNVVFQEKLGSVYDKAVRVSKLAAYIAPRIGGDSAWAARAGLLSKCDLATEMVGEFPEMQGVAGYYYALNDGEPDDVALALNEQYMPRGAGAELPSTLTGAAVAIADKLDTLVGIFGIGMLPTGSKDPYALRRAALGVLRILIDKKLDLDLTQAVVFAVGQFGAKVKQAGLAEQVLEFVFDRLRARYEDEGVDVSVYLSVRALQPGSALDFDQRVQAVQAFRKLPEADALAAVNKRVSNLLSKAEGLGNADVDPGLFADAKEFSLNSAIAKAENAVKPLIAERNYAEALARLATLREPVDAFFEAVMINADDAGVRKNRYAMLARLRGLFVNIADISTLS; encoded by the coding sequence ATGAGTGCTCAAGATTTCCTGGTTGAACTGGGCACCGAAGAGCTGCCACCCAAGGCACTGAACACCCTGGCCGACGCGTTCCTGGCCGGTATCGAAAAAGGCCTGCAGACTGCTGGCCTTAAGTTCGAAGCGAAGAAAGTCTACGCCGCGCCACGTCGCCTGGCCGTGTTACTGACCGCGCTGGAAACCCAGCAGCCGGACCGCAGCATCAACCTCGACGGCCCACCGCGCCAGGCGGCTTTCGACGCCGAAGGCAATCCGACTCAAGCCGCACTGGGCTTCGCCAAGAAGTGCGGCGTAGAGCTGAGCGAGATCGACCAGAGCGGCCCGAAACTGCGTTTCAGCCAGGTCATCACCGGCAAGCCGACCGCCAGCCTGTTGCCGACCATCGTCGAAGATTCGTTGAACGACCTACCGATCCCGAAGCGCATGCGCTGGGGTGCTCGCAAGGAAGAATTCGTACGTCCGACCCAGTGGCTGGTGATGTTGCTCGGTGACCAGGTCATCGACTGCACCATCCTCGCCCAGAAAGCCGGTCGTGATTCCCGTGGCCACCGCTTCCATCACCCGCAAGCTGTACGCATCACTTCGCCGGCCAACTACGCCGCCGACCTGCGTGCTGCTTACGTGCTGGCCGATGCCAACGAACGTCGCGAGCTGATCAGCAAACGCACCGAAGAGCTGGCTCGTCTTCAAGAAGGCACCGCCATCGTGCCGCCAAGCCTGCTCGACGAAGTGACCGCGCTGGTCGAATGGCCGGTGCCGCTGGTGTGCTCGTTCGAAGAACGTTTCCTCGACGTGCCGCAAGAAGCCCTCATCACCACCATGCAGGACAACCAGAAGTATTTCTGCCTGTTGGACGTGGACGGTAAGTTGCTGCCGCGCTTTATCACCGTGGCCAACATCGAAAGCAAGGACCCGCAGCAGATCATCGCCGGTAACGAGAAAGTCGTTCGTCCGCGCCTGACCGACGCCGAGTTCTTCTTCAAGCAAGACAAGAAGCAGAAGCTGGAAGAGTTCAACCTGCGCCTGCAGAACGTGGTGTTCCAGGAAAAACTCGGCAGCGTCTACGACAAGGCCGTACGGGTCTCCAAGCTGGCCGCCTACATTGCGCCACGCATTGGCGGTGATTCCGCCTGGGCTGCGCGTGCGGGCCTGCTGTCCAAGTGCGACCTGGCCACCGAGATGGTTGGCGAGTTCCCGGAGATGCAGGGTGTTGCCGGCTACTATTACGCCCTCAACGACGGCGAACCGGATGATGTGGCCCTGGCGCTGAACGAGCAGTACATGCCACGCGGTGCCGGTGCTGAGCTGCCAAGCACCTTGACCGGTGCAGCCGTGGCCATCGCCGACAAGCTGGATACCCTTGTGGGTATCTTCGGTATCGGCATGTTGCCCACCGGCAGCAAAGACCCGTACGCCCTGCGCCGTGCGGCCCTGGGCGTGCTGCGTATCCTGATCGACAAGAAGCTGGACCTCGACCTGACCCAGGCCGTGGTATTCGCTGTCGGCCAGTTTGGCGCCAAGGTCAAGCAAGCCGGCCTGGCCGAGCAAGTGCTGGAGTTCGTGTTCGACCGCCTGCGTGCGCGTTATGAAGACGAGGGCGTGGACGTGTCGGTGTACCTGTCGGTACGTGCCCTGCAGCCGGGTTCTGCGCTGGACTTCGACCAGCGCGTACAAGCCGTGCAGGCCTTCCGCAAATTGCCGGAAGCCGACGCCCTGGCCGCCGTGAACAAGCGCGTGTCGAACCTGCTGAGCAAGGCCGAAGGCCTGGGCAATGCCGACGTCGACCCTGGCCTGTTCGCCGACGCCAAGGAGTTCTCGCTGAACTCGGCCATCGCCAAGGCTGAAAACGCGGTGAAGCCGCTGATCGCTGAGCGTAACTACGCTGAAGCATTGGCGCGCCTGGCGACCTTGCGCGAGCCGGTGGATGCGTTCTTTGAAGCGGTGATGATCAATGCCGACGATGCCGGCGTGCGGAAAAACCGCTACGCCATGCTGGCGCGTCTACGCGGTTTGTTCGTCAATATCGCTGACATTTCGACGCTGAGCTGA
- the glyQ gene encoding glycine--tRNA ligase subunit alpha gives MSQPTPAVRTFQDLILALQQYWAEQGCVVLQPYDMEVGAGTFHTATFLRAIGPETWNAAYVQPSRRPTDGRYGENPNRLQHYYQFQVVLKPNPDNFQELYLGSLKHVGLDPLVHDIRFVEDNWESPTLGAWGLGWEVWLNGMEVTQFTYFQQAGGIECYPVTGEITYGLERLAMYLQGVDSVYDLVWADGPFGKVTYGDVFHQNEVEQSTYNFEHANVDKLFELFDFYESEAKRLIELDQPLPLPSYEMVLKASHTFNLLDARRAISVTARQQYILRVRTLARSVAQAYLLARAKLGFPMATPDLRDEVLAKLEAAQ, from the coding sequence GTGAGCCAGCCTACGCCAGCCGTGCGTACCTTCCAAGACTTGATCCTCGCCCTCCAGCAATACTGGGCCGAGCAAGGTTGTGTGGTACTTCAGCCCTACGATATGGAAGTAGGCGCCGGCACTTTCCACACCGCTACATTCCTGCGGGCCATCGGCCCGGAAACCTGGAACGCCGCTTATGTGCAGCCCAGTCGTCGCCCGACTGACGGCCGCTACGGCGAAAACCCGAACCGTCTGCAGCACTACTACCAGTTCCAGGTGGTACTGAAGCCGAACCCGGACAACTTCCAGGAACTGTACCTGGGCTCGCTCAAGCACGTGGGCCTGGACCCACTGGTCCACGATATCCGTTTCGTCGAAGACAACTGGGAATCGCCGACCCTGGGCGCCTGGGGCCTGGGCTGGGAAGTCTGGCTCAACGGCATGGAAGTCACTCAGTTCACGTACTTCCAGCAAGCGGGTGGCATCGAGTGCTACCCGGTGACCGGCGAAATCACCTACGGCCTTGAGCGCTTGGCCATGTACCTGCAAGGCGTGGACTCGGTCTACGACCTGGTATGGGCAGACGGCCCATTCGGCAAAGTCACCTATGGCGATGTGTTCCACCAGAACGAAGTGGAGCAGTCTACTTACAACTTCGAACACGCCAACGTCGACAAGCTGTTCGAACTGTTCGACTTTTATGAAAGCGAAGCCAAGCGCCTGATCGAACTGGACCAGCCGCTGCCGTTGCCAAGCTATGAAATGGTGTTGAAGGCGTCCCATACCTTCAACCTGCTGGATGCGCGCCGTGCCATCTCGGTAACCGCGCGCCAGCAATACATCCTGCGTGTACGCACCCTGGCGCGTTCCGTCGCCCAAGCCTACCTGCTGGCTCGCGCCAAGCTGGGCTTCCCGATGGCAACCCCGGACCTGCGTGATGAAGTGTTGGCTAAGCTGGAGGCTGCACAATGA
- the tag gene encoding DNA-3-methyladenine glycosylase I — MPRCFWCSEDPLYMAYHDQEWGTPLRDAQGLFELLLLEGFQAGLSWITVLRKREHYRKVLFGFDAQRLARLTDEEIEALMQDPGIVRNRLKLNAARRNAAAWLALEDPVGLLWSFVGGRPKVNHFKDRSEVPAITPEAEAMSKALKKAGFTFVGPTICYAFMQASGMVMDHTQDCDRYADLANAG, encoded by the coding sequence ATGCCACGCTGCTTTTGGTGTTCTGAAGATCCGCTGTACATGGCTTATCACGATCAGGAGTGGGGAACGCCGCTGCGCGATGCGCAGGGTTTGTTCGAGTTGCTTTTGCTCGAAGGGTTCCAGGCGGGCCTTTCCTGGATCACCGTTTTACGCAAACGCGAGCATTATCGAAAGGTCTTGTTTGGTTTTGATGCACAACGGTTGGCGCGTCTTACCGATGAAGAGATCGAAGCGTTGATGCAGGATCCGGGCATCGTGCGCAATCGCCTGAAACTCAATGCCGCCCGGCGCAATGCCGCCGCCTGGCTGGCACTGGAGGACCCGGTGGGGTTGCTCTGGTCCTTCGTTGGCGGCAGGCCCAAGGTCAATCACTTCAAGGACCGCAGCGAAGTGCCGGCGATTACACCGGAGGCTGAAGCCATGAGCAAAGCCCTGAAAAAAGCCGGTTTCACCTTCGTCGGGCCAACCATTTGCTACGCCTTCATGCAGGCTTCGGGCATGGTCATGGACCACACTCAGGACTGCGACCGTTACGCGGACTTGGCCAACGCCGGTTAG
- a CDS encoding lysophospholipid acyltransferase — translation MEKFKGALLVGALRLFALLPWRAVQAVGTAIGWIMWKTPNRSRDTVRINLSKCFPDMDPAEREALVGRSLMDIGKSLTESACAWIWPAQRSIDLVREVEGLEVLHEALASGKGVVGITSHLGNWEVLNHFYCSQCKPIIFYRPPKLKAVDELLRRQRVQLGNRVAASTKEGILSVIKEVRKGGQVGIPADPEPAESAGIFVPFFATQALTSKFVPNMLAGHKAVGVFLHALRLPDGSGYKVILEAAPEDMYSTDTATSCAAMSKVVERYVGAYPSQYMWSMKRFKKRPPGEERWY, via the coding sequence GTGGAAAAGTTTAAAGGCGCCTTGCTGGTAGGCGCTCTCCGGCTGTTTGCCCTGCTGCCATGGCGCGCTGTCCAGGCCGTCGGCACGGCCATTGGCTGGATCATGTGGAAAACCCCCAACCGTTCCCGCGATACCGTGCGGATCAACCTCTCCAAATGTTTCCCGGACATGGACCCCGCTGAGCGCGAAGCGCTGGTCGGCCGCAGCCTGATGGACATCGGCAAGTCCCTGACCGAAAGCGCCTGCGCCTGGATCTGGCCGGCCCAGCGCTCCATCGACCTGGTGCGTGAAGTCGAAGGCCTGGAAGTGCTGCACGAAGCCCTGGCTTCGGGCAAAGGCGTGGTCGGCATCACCAGCCACCTGGGCAACTGGGAAGTGTTGAACCACTTCTATTGCAGCCAATGCAAACCAATTATTTTTTACCGCCCGCCCAAGCTCAAGGCGGTGGACGAATTGCTGCGCAGGCAACGCGTGCAACTGGGCAACCGGGTGGCGGCGTCGACCAAGGAAGGCATCCTCAGCGTGATCAAGGAAGTGCGCAAGGGCGGACAGGTGGGTATTCCTGCCGACCCGGAGCCGGCGGAATCGGCCGGGATCTTCGTGCCGTTCTTTGCCACCCAGGCGCTGACCAGCAAATTCGTGCCGAACATGCTGGCGGGCCACAAGGCGGTGGGTGTGTTCCTGCATGCGCTGCGGCTGCCGGACGGTTCGGGTTACAAAGTGATTTTGGAAGCGGCACCGGAAGACATGTACAGCACCGACACCGCCACGTCCTGCGCGGCGATGAGCAAGGTGGTGGAGCGGTATGTCGGGGCTTATCCGAGCCAGTACATGTGGAGCATGAAGCGCTTCAAGAAACGCCCGCCGGGTGAAGAGCGGTGGTATTGA
- the trkA gene encoding Trk system potassium transporter TrkA yields the protein MKIIILGAGQVGGTLAEHLASEANDITVVDTDAERLRNLGDRLDIRTVQGRASFPTVLRQAGADDADMLVAVTNSDETNMVACQVAHTLFHTPTKIARVREAAYLTRAGLFDNDAIPVDVLISPEQVVTHYIKRLIEIPGALQVIDFAGGKAQLVAVKAYYGGPLVGQQLRQLREHMPNVETRVAAIFRRDRPILPQGDTVIEADDEVFFIAAKANIRAVMSEMRRLDETYKRIVIAGGGQIGERLAEAIESRYQVKIIEMSPARCRHLSDTLDSTVVLQGSASDRDLLMEENIADADIFLALTNDDEANIMSSLLAKRLGAKKVMTIINNPAYVDLIQGGDIDIAISPQLATIGTLLAHVRRGDIVSVHSLRRGAAEAIEAIAHGDSKSSKVIGKAIRDIGLPPGTTIGAIIRDEEVIIAHDDTVIETGDHVILFLVDKKHIRDVEKLFHVGLSFF from the coding sequence ATGAAAATCATCATCCTTGGGGCAGGGCAGGTCGGCGGTACGCTGGCCGAACATTTGGCCAGCGAAGCCAACGACATCACTGTGGTCGACACCGATGCCGAGCGCCTGCGCAACCTTGGCGACCGCCTCGACATCCGTACCGTACAAGGCCGCGCATCGTTCCCGACGGTATTGCGCCAGGCCGGTGCCGACGATGCTGACATGCTGGTGGCCGTGACCAACAGCGACGAAACCAACATGGTCGCCTGCCAGGTCGCCCATACCCTGTTCCACACCCCGACCAAAATCGCCCGCGTGCGCGAAGCGGCCTACCTGACCCGCGCCGGGCTGTTCGACAACGACGCGATTCCCGTCGACGTGCTGATCAGCCCGGAACAAGTGGTGACCCACTACATCAAGCGCCTGATCGAAATTCCCGGTGCCTTGCAGGTGATCGACTTTGCCGGCGGCAAGGCGCAACTGGTCGCGGTGAAGGCCTACTACGGCGGCCCGCTGGTGGGCCAGCAACTGCGCCAACTGCGCGAGCACATGCCGAATGTGGAAACCCGCGTAGCGGCGATTTTCCGGCGTGACCGCCCGATCCTGCCCCAGGGCGATACAGTGATCGAGGCCGACGACGAAGTGTTTTTCATCGCCGCCAAGGCGAATATTCGCGCGGTCATGAGCGAAATGCGCCGCCTCGACGAGACCTACAAGCGCATCGTCATCGCGGGTGGTGGGCAGATTGGCGAACGCTTGGCCGAAGCCATCGAAAGCCGTTATCAGGTGAAGATCATCGAGATGAGTCCGGCACGTTGCCGGCATTTGTCTGACACTCTCGACAGCACCGTCGTACTGCAAGGCAGCGCTTCGGACCGCGACCTGCTGATGGAGGAGAACATCGCCGATGCGGATATTTTCCTGGCCCTGACCAACGATGACGAAGCCAACATCATGTCGTCGTTGCTGGCCAAGCGGCTGGGGGCGAAGAAGGTGATGACCATCATCAACAATCCCGCCTACGTGGACCTGATCCAGGGCGGCGATATCGACATCGCCATCAGCCCGCAGTTGGCCACCATCGGCACCCTGCTGGCCCACGTGCGCCGTGGCGATATCGTCAGCGTGCACTCCCTGCGCCGGGGCGCGGCGGAAGCCATTGAGGCGATTGCCCATGGTGACTCGAAGTCGAGCAAGGTGATCGGCAAGGCCATCCGCGATATCGGCTTGCCACCGGGCACCACCATTGGCGCGATCATTCGTGATGAAGAGGTGATCATTGCCCACGACGATACGGTGATCGAAACCGGTGACCATGTGATTCTGTTTCTGGTGGACAAGAAACATATCCGCGATGTGGAGAAACTGTTCCACGTGGGGTTGAGCTTTTTCTGA
- the rsmB gene encoding 16S rRNA (cytosine(967)-C(5))-methyltransferase RsmB → MNPRLAAAKALAAVLNGKASLNSSLPTQLDKVEDRDRGFTQDLAFGTARWQPRLSALATKLLQKPFKGADADVEALLLVGLYQLLYTRVPAHAAISETVGCADKLKKPWAKALLNAVLRRAQRESEALLAELEHDPVVRTAHPRWLQKSLKAFWPEQWEAICAANNAHPPMILRVNRRHHSRDAYLQLLTDAGNNATPCVYSIDGIVLEAATDVRSLPGFAEGWISVQDEAAQLAADLLDLAPGQRVLDACCAPGGKTCHILEVEKDLAGVVAVDLEAKRLVRVRENLARLGLSAELIAADGRDTATWWDGKLFQRILLDAPCSATGVIRRHPDIKLTRQPDDIAALAVLQGELLDAMWPTLEVGGILLYATCSTLPTENTEVIQAFLARTSGARELDLATTAGIKQPHGRQLLAQEGGHDGFYYAKLIKIAAARG, encoded by the coding sequence ATGAACCCACGTCTGGCCGCCGCCAAGGCTCTCGCCGCCGTCCTGAATGGCAAGGCTTCGCTGAACAGTTCGTTGCCAACCCAACTGGACAAGGTTGAAGACCGCGATCGCGGTTTCACCCAGGACCTGGCCTTTGGCACGGCACGCTGGCAGCCACGCTTGTCGGCGCTGGCGACCAAGTTGCTGCAGAAGCCGTTCAAGGGGGCCGACGCGGATGTCGAGGCGCTGCTGCTGGTGGGCCTTTATCAACTGCTCTACACCCGCGTGCCCGCTCACGCCGCTATCAGCGAAACGGTCGGGTGCGCCGACAAACTGAAAAAACCCTGGGCCAAGGCCCTGCTCAACGCCGTGCTGCGCCGCGCCCAACGCGAAAGCGAAGCGCTGCTGGCCGAGTTGGAACATGACCCGGTTGTGCGCACCGCCCATCCGCGCTGGCTGCAAAAATCCCTGAAGGCGTTCTGGCCTGAGCAATGGGAAGCCATCTGCGCGGCGAACAATGCGCACCCGCCGATGATCTTGCGGGTCAACCGTCGTCATCACAGCCGTGATGCGTACCTGCAATTGCTCACCGACGCCGGTAACAACGCCACACCGTGCGTGTACAGCATCGACGGCATCGTGCTCGAAGCCGCCACTGATGTGCGCAGCCTGCCGGGCTTTGCCGAGGGCTGGATCAGCGTGCAGGATGAAGCCGCGCAACTGGCCGCCGACCTGCTCGACCTGGCACCGGGTCAACGTGTGCTCGACGCCTGCTGTGCGCCGGGCGGAAAGACATGTCACATCCTGGAAGTCGAAAAAGACCTGGCCGGTGTGGTCGCCGTCGACCTGGAAGCCAAGCGCCTGGTGCGCGTGCGCGAGAACCTGGCGCGCCTGGGTCTCAGCGCCGAGCTTATCGCCGCCGACGGCCGTGACACCGCCACCTGGTGGGACGGCAAACTGTTCCAGCGCATCCTGCTCGATGCACCGTGTTCCGCCACCGGCGTAATCCGCCGCCACCCGGACATCAAGCTCACCCGCCAACCCGACGACATCGCCGCATTGGCCGTGCTGCAAGGCGAGCTGCTCGACGCGATGTGGCCGACTCTGGAAGTCGGCGGCATCCTGCTCTACGCCACCTGTTCCACCTTGCCGACCGAGAACACCGAGGTGATCCAAGCCTTCCTCGCCCGCACCAGCGGTGCCCGGGAGCTGGACCTCGCCACCACGGCCGGCATCAAGCAGCCCCACGGCCGCCAATTGCTCGCGCAAGAAGGCGGACACGATGGCTTCTACTACGCCAAACTGATCAAGATCGCCGCCGCGCGCGGCTGA
- the fmt gene encoding methionyl-tRNA formyltransferase: MTEPLRIVFAGTPEFAAEHLKALLASPYDIVAVYTQPDRPAGRGQKLMPSPVKQLALEHNIPVLQPPTLRNAEAQAELAALKPDLLVVVAYGLILPQAVLDIPSLGCINSHASLLPRWRGAAPIQRAVEAGDSESGVTVMRMEAGLDTGPMLLKVTTPITAQDTGGSLHDRLAELGPPAVIQAIAGLAVGTLEGEVQDHSLATYAHKLNKDEARIDWSRPAVELERLVRAFNPWPICHSTLNGEAMKVLAATLADGKGAPGEIIGASKDGLLVACGEQALCLTRLQLPGGKALNFSDLFNSRREKFAMGTLLGAAQ, from the coding sequence ATGACCGAGCCACTGCGCATTGTTTTTGCCGGCACGCCTGAATTTGCCGCCGAACACCTCAAGGCCCTGCTTGCCAGCCCTTATGACATCGTCGCGGTGTACACCCAGCCGGATCGCCCCGCCGGTCGTGGGCAAAAATTGATGCCGAGCCCGGTCAAGCAACTGGCGCTGGAGCACAACATTCCCGTGCTGCAACCGCCGACCCTGCGCAACGCCGAAGCCCAGGCCGAACTGGCGGCCCTGAAGCCGGACCTGTTGGTAGTCGTTGCTTATGGCTTGATCCTGCCTCAGGCAGTGCTGGATATCCCGAGCCTGGGTTGCATCAACAGCCATGCCTCTCTGCTGCCACGCTGGCGCGGTGCGGCGCCGATCCAGCGCGCCGTGGAAGCTGGCGACAGCGAAAGCGGCGTGACCGTGATGCGCATGGAAGCAGGCCTGGACACAGGCCCTATGTTGCTCAAGGTCACCACCCCGATCACCGCCCAGGACACTGGCGGCAGCCTGCATGACCGCCTTGCCGAGCTTGGCCCGCCCGCTGTCATCCAGGCCATCGCCGGTCTGGCTGTCGGCACTCTGGAAGGTGAAGTGCAGGACCACAGCCTGGCCACCTACGCCCACAAGTTGAACAAAGACGAAGCGCGCATCGACTGGAGCCGCCCAGCCGTGGAGCTGGAGCGCCTGGTGCGCGCCTTCAACCCTTGGCCGATCTGTCATAGCACACTCAACGGCGAAGCCATGAAAGTGCTGGCCGCCACCTTGGCCGACGGAAAAGGCGCTCCCGGTGAGATTATCGGCGCCAGCAAGGACGGCCTGTTGGTTGCCTGCGGTGAACAGGCGTTGTGTCTGACCCGTCTGCAATTGCCCGGCGGCAAAGCGCTTAATTTCAGCGATTTGTTCAACAGCCGTCGTGAGAAATTCGCCATGGGCACCCTCCTCGGGGCCGCCCAATGA
- the def gene encoding peptide deformylase yields MAILNILEFPDSRLRTIAKPVAVVDDKVRQLVDDMFETMYEAPGIGLAATQVNVHQRIVVMDLSEDRSEPMVYINPEFEPLTDEMGEYQEGCLSVPEFYENVERPLRVKIKALDRDGKPFELVAEGLLAVCIQHECDHLNGKLFVDYLSTLKRDRIKKKLEKKHRQQA; encoded by the coding sequence ATGGCTATTTTGAACATCCTCGAATTCCCCGACTCGCGCCTGCGCACGATCGCCAAACCGGTGGCCGTAGTGGACGACAAGGTTCGTCAGTTGGTCGATGACATGTTTGAAACAATGTATGAAGCCCCGGGTATCGGCCTCGCCGCGACCCAGGTCAACGTTCATCAGCGCATCGTGGTCATGGACCTGTCGGAAGATCGCAGCGAACCGATGGTGTATATCAACCCGGAGTTCGAACCGCTGACCGACGAGATGGGCGAGTACCAGGAAGGCTGCCTCTCCGTGCCGGAGTTCTACGAGAACGTCGAGCGCCCGCTGCGCGTGAAGATCAAGGCCCTGGACCGCGACGGCAAGCCGTTCGAGCTGGTTGCCGAAGGCTTGCTGGCGGTGTGCATCCAGCACGAATGCGACCACCTCAACGGCAAGTTGTTTGTCGATTACCTGTCCACGCTCAAGCGCGACCGGATCAAGAAGAAGCTGGAAAAAAAGCATCGCCAGCAAGCTTGA
- a CDS encoding peptidoglycan-binding protein, protein MRKSLLVLLLWAPFSMALLPPPAQRLDPLSQQAIQRFLLHNRILDTPQDLDNAPYIVAADAGRVLGANDERVHARGNLDPSQPIYGIFRRGKAYTDPQTRELLGINAYDIGTARFVTAGDLTTLAVQRVTQEVRPGDRLLRVQPPVDPAALAISPAAPFVEGQIIDIPKGVTQIGVLDAITLNKGRRDGLVEGQLLSVIKTGATVRDTLTGASTKLPDERAGTLLVFRTYEKLSYGLVLNASRPLAVMDRFETAHQTQ, encoded by the coding sequence ATGAGGAAATCGCTACTCGTCTTGCTGCTGTGGGCCCCGTTTTCCATGGCCCTGCTGCCCCCTCCCGCCCAGCGTCTGGACCCACTGTCGCAACAGGCCATCCAGCGCTTCTTACTGCATAACCGCATTCTTGATACGCCCCAGGATCTGGATAATGCGCCGTACATTGTGGCTGCCGATGCTGGCAGGGTGCTTGGCGCCAATGACGAGCGGGTGCATGCGAGGGGTAATCTGGACCCTTCCCAGCCCATTTACGGAATCTTCCGACGCGGCAAGGCCTACACCGACCCGCAAACCCGAGAGCTGTTGGGGATCAACGCCTACGATATCGGCACCGCCCGTTTCGTCACCGCTGGCGACCTCACCACCTTGGCCGTGCAGCGCGTTACCCAGGAGGTGCGACCCGGTGACCGCCTGCTACGGGTGCAACCTCCCGTCGACCCGGCAGCCCTTGCGATCTCGCCAGCAGCGCCCTTCGTTGAAGGACAAATCATCGATATTCCCAAGGGCGTCACCCAGATTGGGGTGCTCGATGCCATAACTCTGAACAAGGGGCGTCGCGATGGCTTGGTCGAGGGCCAACTGCTCAGTGTGATCAAAACCGGCGCCACCGTCCGCGACACCCTCACGGGTGCTTCGACAAAACTTCCTGATGAACGCGCGGGCACCCTGCTTGTGTTTCGCACCTACGAAAAACTCAGTTACGGGCTGGTCCTCAATGCCTCACGACCGCTGGCTGTGATGGACCGATTCGAGACTGCCCATCAAACACAATAA
- the dprA gene encoding DNA-processing protein DprA, translating to MYPTNNHEISPSELEARLRLHRLPELGPKRFRLLIEAFGSASKAISAPASAWRSLGLPAISADARRSHEIRDGASAALAWLACPGQQLLMWDQPDYPELLAQIDDAPPLLFVAGDPAILEKPQLAMVGSRRASRPGMDTAAAFSRSLASAGFVITSGLALGIDGAAHQAALDVGGQTIGVLGTGLENFYPQRNRRLAEAMIDQGSAVVSEFPLDAPPQAGNFPRRNRIISGLSLGVLVVEASMASGSLITAKLAAEQGREVYAIPGSIHHPGAKGCHQLIRDGAVLVETIEHILEGLRGWQALSRPAPMPVVHPMVALLHAAPHTSEALAIASGRPLSQVLATLTELELEGQVICESGRWLARR from the coding sequence ATGTATCCGACAAACAACCACGAAATATCCCCCTCAGAACTGGAGGCCCGACTACGCTTGCACAGGCTGCCGGAACTAGGTCCGAAACGTTTTCGCTTGTTGATCGAAGCGTTCGGCTCTGCCTCAAAAGCCATTAGCGCGCCTGCCAGTGCCTGGCGTTCACTTGGACTACCGGCCATCAGCGCCGATGCCCGGCGCAGCCATGAAATCCGCGACGGTGCCAGCGCGGCATTGGCCTGGTTGGCGTGCCCAGGCCAGCAATTGCTGATGTGGGACCAGCCGGACTACCCCGAACTGCTTGCCCAGATTGATGACGCACCGCCTCTGTTATTCGTCGCCGGTGACCCTGCAATCCTGGAAAAACCGCAACTGGCGATGGTTGGCAGCCGTCGTGCATCGCGTCCCGGCATGGACACGGCGGCTGCCTTTTCTCGTAGTTTGGCAAGCGCTGGTTTTGTCATCACCAGTGGCTTGGCTTTAGGAATCGACGGCGCTGCCCATCAGGCGGCATTGGATGTGGGCGGCCAGACGATCGGGGTGCTCGGCACTGGGCTCGAAAATTTTTATCCACAACGCAACCGACGGCTGGCGGAGGCGATGATTGACCAAGGTAGCGCCGTGGTTTCCGAGTTTCCCCTGGACGCGCCGCCCCAGGCAGGTAACTTTCCACGACGCAACCGGATCATCAGTGGCCTGTCCCTGGGCGTGCTGGTGGTGGAAGCCAGCATGGCCAGCGGCTCGCTGATCACGGCGAAACTGGCGGCGGAGCAGGGGCGAGAGGTATATGCGATTCCGGGCTCGATCCATCACCCTGGCGCCAAGGGCTGTCATCAGTTGATCCGCGATGGCGCGGTACTGGTGGAGACTATCGAGCACATCCTGGAAGGTTTACGTGGTTGGCAGGCACTGTCGCGGCCGGCGCCGATGCCAGTTGTCCATCCGATGGTGGCGCTGCTGCACGCGGCGCCCCACACCAGTGAGGCCCTGGCGATTGCCAGCGGACGGCCGTTGTCCCAGGTGCTGGCGACGCTTACCGAACTGGAGCTGGAAGGCCAGGTCATCTGCGAAAGCGGGCGCTGGCTTGCGCGCCGCTAG